Within Aspergillus oryzae RIB40 DNA, chromosome 2, the genomic segment TGAGTCTGCACCCGATgaccagaaaaagaaattaaatgATGCAAAAATTTGCCACCAAACCTACGATGTGTGTTTGAAAGGCCTTGTCCCTAAAGTACGGCAAGCAATGCTACTTGACCCTGCCTTGTTTCGACCCTTCCTTTACTGTCATACAACATGGAGGGATAGCGCCACCACTTTCCGCCAGAAACTGATGGAACTTTCGACTAGGTGGTCAGATTTGGGGATGCAAGGGTCATGTTCGTATTTGCCAGATGAGCAGCAAGTCGCCGTTCATGTAAAACTGTATGAAGATTTCGAGACGGTCCAAAGACTTAAAATGTGGTTAAGAGACTCTCTCGGAACAGACTCAGACGGATGGGTTCCGAATGATGTCTGGGAGGCTGCCAAGGATGCACATAGGGCTGCCTATAATGAGTGGATGGAAACAGCAAGAAACGTGGAGGCTAAGGGTGATGAATTGACAGTGGAGAAAGCTGATCGATTGTGGCCATTCGATTCCCGATGAGACAAACCCTCATCTAAAGGATCCTATTTGCCTCGATGAATATGATGGGTGGCTGATGCAACCTAGCTGCAGGTCTGTAGGTACACATAAGGGTTTGTTTGTGGGTAGACCTTATCACATACTCAACTTCAGCAGTAAGATCTGAGATCATGACAATTCCTTACTCCAAAGCTCTGGTAGCTAAGGTGTGGCACCTATATGAGTTATTAGCTTAGAGGTTAGACACTGCAGGGTTGCAGGCATCCGGCGCTGTGGCAGATGTTAGTTTCCTGGACTGACTCATGTTCTCAACATGTTCTTACAATTTGCTTGAATTTTTCTGATACCGGTTCGCTGTTATGTCTTCGTCCGAAAAATTCTCGGAGACAGAACATTACGTGATACGTACTGAGGTTTGACCTGAACACCCGAGAGATGCGACTACTGCATAGAATCTCGTCGGTGTCGAACGCGCTAGGCCGAAGGTTTACCCTAATGTGCCGATCCCGTGTGGTCTGTGTGTCcatcatttccttccatGGACATTGCCCGCCCACTCCCCGGCTGGCTGATGAAGGGGAGAACTCAGCTCAGCTCCGCTGGACCTTCGTAGATCCTGTGCGATATCGGCTGTATCCAATATGATCTGCTAGCCACGTATCCTTGATCCCCGCTGCAAAGCAACAAGTGGGCTCGGCAGGCATTTGTACTTACATTCTCAGCCAGCCCGAAGATTATCTGATGGCACTGGACTAACTAAGTAAGATCCGTTGGTTGGTAGGACTTCTCGGCATGCGAAGCGTTCATTTTTTAAGTTTTTATATCGCCCTTTGGGGGTGTCGGACCCGGAATGGAAGTTTTCATATATACCCAGGAGGCAAAACAGTATATTCCACTCGATCTGCTGAACCTGGGCAGGCACAGTCTACACACGCTGCTATCGACTATAAACTTTCCACAGAAAACATGCTGTCATTCTCAAACGGCACAAACCTCGTCAAGAAATTGACGGAAATGGCAACCGGACGGGACACTTGAGGGGACTTTCTGTCGGAAATAGGGCAGTTGAGTTTATCTGGCTACGATTCATGGGATATTCGGCCAACACCTTCACCCAAATCATACCGGCAAGAAAGTTCCAAGACATGCTCCAGCATGATCAGCTTCTTTCAGCGCCATTAGCCGCGCTCTACTGGACCGCACAAGGCCGATCCGTGAAGGATGTCTTCGGTCCATTCTATCTCAAGCCGGACTTAGACACGGCTTATATTGAGACTGGCTCTGATGGCACTCGAGCCATACTGGCCACAGACTTTGTGGACAAAGTTCAAGATCCCCTTCCATTGTGTCCACGCTCAAATCTGCGACGGCTGTGCCATGTTATCTCGGATATTGCCGGCTTCTCAGCTCTCGTAGGACTCGAGGTGGAAGTTATTTTCATGCGTCCTGTAACGGGGGGACAGCACTGATCGCGAATTTGAGATGATCAACAAGGATCACTCCTGGGGGAGTATGTCAGCAGATGATAGAGAATATTTGAAAATGATCGAGTGCATTGTGCGAGAATTATCCGCCGTGGGCTTATTCGTCGACAATGTCCATGCCGAGTGCGCCCCGGGCCAGTGGGAGTTTGTTCTGCCCCCAGCAGATCCAGTGCAAGCTGTCGACGATCTTGCCAAGGCCCGACATACTATTACTTGCGTAGCCGAGTCATTCGGGCTACGCGCGACCCTAAGCCCCCGGCCGCATACTGGCAAATCGCCAACGGGCAGTCATGTCCATATGTCACTGAACCCAGTAACACAGGCCACCCAGCCTCTGTCAGATGCATTCTTTGCCGGGGTCATCGCCCACCTTCCGTCTATACTAGTCTTCTGCATGTCACAGGTCGCCAGCTACGAACGTGTGGCAGCTGGTTGCCGTGCCTGTGGTGTGTACGCGACGTGGGGCTGGTACAATAAGGAGACCCCGCTTCGACGCATGCGGGATAATCGATTTGAGATCCGAGTGATGGATGGCCTTGCCAACCCGTATTTAGCCCTGAGTTCTATCTTAGCCGCAGGAATTTTGGGAATACAAACCAAGGCCTCATTAGGCACTGGTGTCGCGAATGGAATGGACCCGGCCAAGCTGTCAGCAGACGAACGGGATGCTACAGGAGCTCATAAAGTACTTCCTGCGTCACTTGAAGAGAGCCTGGCAGCTTTGGAATGCGATCAAGAATTGATAGACCTGCTTAATGAGCAGCTCGTGCGAGTCTATTTGATGATTAAACGAAGGGAAGCAGATGATTTCAAAGCCATGGATCCATCGGAACAGAAGAGATGGTTAATTTCGGAATTTTAAAAGGCTTCAAATCGTGGACCGGAGTTTTGCTGTGGGTTAAACACTCATGAAGCCTTGGATCTTAAATCCAGTCAGCGCTCATTGTGGTTGTATATCGTTTCCGTTTTACGAATCTTGTGGGCTGTATATAAAAGATATCAGGACCAGGAAACACCTTTGGCGCAGTGGGTCGGATAGTTCCGTATAATTTTTATAGATACTCTGTATAGTACAAGGATTAAGAGTCTGTTTTATAGATTAGTATAGGTATGACTAAGCTGTGGATGACCAATAATATAGCTTTTCTTAGTTAGGATAGTCACGTGAATATGACGTAAGAGCATCTGttgattttctttgagaGTCTGGACTCTCGGATACAACCATCTGTCTTtatcttcaacttccagtTCACTTACTGAAGATGTACCTTTTGGACTGTCTCTGAATCACtaaaatgaaaaagacaTTGCTCCTTGTTTTTATCCACGGCTTCAAGGTACGATTCCTCACTACATACTTTAAACTATTGGATCGTTCTACCCCGCATGTGTCAACATTGATTGTCATACCAGTAGAGCCATGACGCTGATAGACCTGTCATAGGGAGATGACGATACCTTCGGAAATTTCCCGGGGCATGTACGTGCACTCATCGGTCGTGCCCTTCCTGCTATAACGGTCGCTACAGTTGTGTACCCTAAGTACCAAACCAGAGGAGACCTGAAAGAATGTGTGGGCCATTTTCGAGAATGGTATGTGCCATTTACATGCTGTGTACTCTATAGATTTGCTGTTTTTGTGGCATCCCAAATCACTGACAGTGTTTCTTCACTACAGGTTACAAGACCAAGTCATAGATCTAGAAGTCGCCAACCGAACAGCCTCACCTACCGTTGATCCTTCAGTTCATGTCTTTCTAGTTGGGCACTCGATGGGGGGCATTGTCGCCGGAGAAACGCTTCTTCTACTAGCCTCAGAGCAGCCGATTCCTGCCAAAATCTCACCCGCAAACTCGGAAACGGCCGCCAATTCGCAAATTCTTGAATCTGGCTCGTTCATGTTCCCTCATATTCAAGGAGTACTTGCATTCGACACACCATTCTTGGGGATAGCCCCAGGAGTCGTCTCATACGGTGCAGAAGGACAATATAAGAATGTTACGACTGCGTACAATGCGATCACGGAAGTAGCAGGCCTGTTCGGGTTTGGGGACAGCAGCGGCTCATCTACCAAGGCAGCAAGTGCCAATCAGGGGGCCACAAGCAATAAATCCTTACCTCCACAGCAGGCTAGTGCTGCCAGTCCATCTTCAGATGCTGCGGCGACACCATCTTGGCAGCGGTGGGGTCGATATGCTATGTTTGCAGGGGCCGCAGGGGCTGTGGCAGCAGGAGGAGCGGCTGCAATGTATTCTCAACGCCAACGCTTGACCGACGGATGGGGTTGGGTCTCATCTCATCTTGCATTTGTTGGGTGCTTGGCTCGTCCCTCAGATCTTCGCCACCGCATATCACTCTTGTCCGAGGTACAGAGGGAACGGGGAATTGGCTGTACCAATTTTTTTACAGCCTTGGGCAAGAATGCAACGTCGCTGGTAGAGACCTCGAGCCAAGGGAAGACATCACTGACTCAAAGAATTATTCGCTCGAAATATCGCACGTTCTGCACCCTCCCTCCTGAAGTGGAAAACGAAGATGCCGCGTACGACCCGAAAGCAGGACTCGGATGGGTCAAAGCTGTGAATGATAAGGCAGCAGACGAAATTAAGGCGCACGTTAGCATGTTTTTACCAAAGGAAAACCCTGCTTTTTATGAACTGGTCAATGAAGCGTGCAAGATCGTGGTGGCGTCGGTCGACCAGGGATGGTATTCGACCGCGACGGGGCCTGTAGAGGAAGTTGACGGCGACCTGCCGCGGACCGAGACCGCCAGGACCCCTGCCGACCATGATAGTGGCTTCATGGATGGTGACGATGTCGTAATTGTGGAATAAAGGCTACGATTGGTCGTCGACTCTTTCCAAATTCGAGCGTAACTCGCTTACGCGCCCTATTCTCGGGAACGCAGGACCACCGTTTGGACCACCTGCACGGCCTCTGCAGGATTGAATTTGAGCTAATTATGCCAGTCGGCACAGCCGACGCATGATATCGCTTATGACGGTTCCATCTTTTCCGGTGTTACACCCCCTATTCCGTACGGATCGCACCTTGGTGGTTGAGGGGGCAAAGAATGGTGCGATAAATAGTCCATACAATAACAAGGTGGGGGGTTGAGATTATGTTGTTAATTTAGCCACGGACTGTCTCCGAAATCGCCATGGGTTTTCCACCCAATCCATCACGGGATCGAACTGTGGGGATTGAGGAACGGTCATAGATCGATCCCCTGCTCCACCGATTATTGTCCTAGGCTCCTGACAGCCGCGGAACTATTTTCCTAGGCACATTAGTGACACCACAATCATCCCTCCATTCCTTATTCCCGGCCAAGCGTCAGGGTTGATTTTAACCGATGGCATTTATTCTTCGTCTTACACTGCATGGTTGGCAGTCTCGTACAAAAGGCTATATATGCCATGTGAAATGTTCTCAATGATTCAAAGCAAACAGGAGGTTTGAAGAACAGCTTGGATCACTTTAATCGTGTAACTAGTCTAGATACAAAACTGAGTTGGCTTATCCACTGTACACATCACACAGAAGTGGTCAGgaatatcaaagaaaacGTCGTATGAATCAACGCTACCGTCGCAtgagaaattgaaagaaaacatcatTGAGAATGTAACAGTCGACGTTCCACACACGACTGGCAAAACGTTacaagaataaaaaaaaataacagaaaaataaaaaatgatATTCAGCCACGCTCAAACTCAGGCATTAACTCGTTAGGCCGCAACAACGCGAATCAATGACTAACTTTGAAAGACTAGaaaaaatcaaatagatAATCCGCGAATATGATCGTCACAAAATATATCAAACCTAATAGTGACTAATAATTGTGATTGTTATAAGCCGACGCTCGATGGTGATACATGCTTCCGGCGTACTCCGAATTTGTGTCCTGGTAGACTGTTGCgcgacgatcttcttccggaAGAAATTCCTTAACCTCCCATGTATTGGGTTTGATACCGACGGAGAATTCGAGATCTTCTTTCGTAATGTAATCCCAGAACTGGGGATGATCAGCACCCGCATACATTAAGTGTGGAGTAGGGGTTAGATAACGGAAACTGCGACCAACGTACCTTGTAAACCATCATGACGGCGAGCAGATTACagatggtggtgaagaaCAGACCGTCCAAGTAATGTTGGACATTCTCGCAGATGGTGTCACTGAACGCGTAGAGGAGCACCTGACCACAGATGAAGACCAGGAGGCCGAACGCGATATGGCCGAGTGGCCAACGGTCTTCGAGCGTATTCATGACCAATAGGAGTTGCATGATGAGGTAGACTGCTATACAGATCGCGTTGAGGATGTATAATACTACAAACATGCCGACGGTGTTGGTGGGACTGAGCCCGCCCCATGACTTGAACGTCAGGAGGGAGATGACGAATGAGATGGCGAACATCGCTGTGGAGGTGAGACGGAGTAGCCAGACTGAGAGCGCTGTTCCATCTTCGTAGAGCTGGAATCCCACAAATCCGTTGACGAGTAGACTCGTGCATAGGGCGGAGGTTAGGCCGTTTTGCACAGCGACGAAATAAGGGAACGGGCCGCTCCTGGGCGGAACCACCCCGGCGTCGATGACCAGGGAGCACATTGTTAGGAGCATGTAGATGTAAAAGAACGTGATGATCTCCTTGCGACCTGGATAGTCGCGAACGGGATTAGTGGTTGTTCTCTCATTCTGAGTAAATTGCGATTTTTGGTTTACGTACCGACCGCGGTGAACTTGGACCTAATGTGTAGAATCATAATGACTGTCATAGCCAGCGCTATGATATGAACGAAGGATGCGGCGCCTTCGAAGATGATTGTGTTGGCCAGTTCAATGTTTCGCGCATAGCAATTGGGGATGATGCCGGTTGCGCCTGATATCGAGGAGGCCGGGCCCACCAGAGAGCACAGTGGCAGCGCTGCCTTCTGACAGATCGTGTCGAAGTCACCGAACCCCATTTCGAGCGCCCGTTGAAGCTGGGTGTAGTATAGCTGAGGGATTGTTTGGGTCGTCCGATGATATCGCAAGATGAGCGGATCCGAGCCGTCTCCACAACGACGGACGGAGACGGGTTTCCAATGATCCAGATAGGACTTCCGCGGCGTCCACAGGAGTGTATGCAACGAATGACTGGTGTATTCCGGGGAAATGAAGCAAGACGAGTGAGATCCCGATAGTGAGGCGAACGACAATTAGCGTCCGACGAGGGGTTCTGGCCTTGTTTCTCCTGGTTTGAGGCTTCTGGAACAAGAATCAC encodes:
- a CDS encoding uncharacterized protein (predicted protein), with protein sequence MEVFIYTQEAKQKHAVILKRHKPRQEIDGNGNRTGHLRGLSVGNRAVEFIWLRFMGYSANTFTQIIPARKFQDMLQHDQLLSAPLAALYWTAQGRSVKDVFGPFYLKPDLDTAYIETGSDGTRAILATDFVDKVQDPLPLCPRSNLRRLCHVISDIAGFSALVGLEVEVIFMRPVTGGQH
- a CDS encoding uncharacterized protein (predicted protein) — encoded protein: MIECIVRELSAVGLFVDNVHAECAPGQWEFVLPPADPVQAVDDLAKARHTITCVAESFGLRATLSPRPHTGKSPTGSHVHMSLNPVTQATQPLSDAFFAGVIAHLPSILVFCMSQVASYERVAAGCRACGVYATWGWYNKETPLRRMRDNRFEIRVMDGLANPYLALSSILAAGILGIQTKASLGTGVANGMDPAKLSADERDATGAHKVLPASLEESLAALECDQELIDLLNEQLVRVYLMIKRREADDFKAMDPSEQKRWLISEF
- a CDS encoding uncharacterized protein (predicted protein); this translates as MKKTLLLVFIHGFKGDDDTFGNFPGHVRALIGRALPAITVATVVYPKYQTRGDLKECVGHFREWLQDQVIDLEVANRTASPTVDPSVHVFLVGHSMGGIVAGETLLLLASEQPIPAKISPANSETAANSQILESGSFMFPHIQGVLAFDTPFLGIAPGVVSYGAEGQYKNVTTAYNAITEVAGLFGFGDSSGSSTKAASANQGATSNKSLPPQQASAASPSSDAAATPSWQRWGRYAMFAGAAGAVAAGGAAAMYSQRQRLTDGWGWVSSHLAFVGCLARPSDLRHRISLLSEVQRERGIGCTNFFTALGKNATSLVETSSQGKTSLTQRIIRSKYRTFCTLPPEVENEDAAYDPKAGLGWVKAVNDKAADEIKAHVSMFLPKENPAFYELVNEACKIVVASVDQGWYSTATGPVEEVDGDLPRTETARTPADHDSGFMDGDDVVIVE
- a CDS encoding chitin synthase export chaperone (predicted protein), which produces MGFGDFDTICQKAALPLCSLVGPASSISGATGIIPNCYARNIELANTIIFEGAASFVHIIALAMTVIMILHIRSKFTAVGRKEIITFFYIYMLLTMCSLVIDAGVVPPRSGPFPYFVAVQNGLTSALCTSLLVNGFVGFQLYEDGTALSVWLLRLTSTAMFAISFVISLLTFKSWGGLSPTNTVGMFVVLYILNAICIAVYLIMQLLLVMNTLEDRWPLGHIAFGLLVFICGQVLLYAFSDTICENVQHYLDGLFFTTICNLLAVMMVYKFWDYITKEDLEFSVGIKPNTWEVKEFLPEEDRRATVYQDTNSEYAGSMYHHRASAYNNHNY